One genomic segment of Besnoitia besnoiti strain Bb-Ger1 chromosome VII, whole genome shotgun sequence includes these proteins:
- a CDS encoding hypothetical protein (encoded by transcript BESB_078010): protein MARSSSLRVAAFFFMAALAYPGCAAPVAERSQKPADAKKADGTESADLTDDGSFSIVTNEGPLPYPVEKMQGPPLSQCDSDHVGAGFTAVAFEGNLVWTAAKYPAALSNSTVLTIEVQDATKEDTADRPILFVYRNDTRSDYKAGEPISFAFCAKIPENKNITQYGLHTRLNIGAVHVQGGTQRPESYIGLTEVESGINEYSKLRVRMFPIVTVEQTTEDSASTEESPGATGKARVSKYEAACNFASVDEEGFIGVATEVAVGLPSALDPTQLPKPTYLTVRMDDITTDEDEPQAVALFSSDITQWYEKGAPLTALLCAKLPDHGESIMYRVVSILKLGGEERTQGAKEATSASNHEKTAEESSEETSEEDDLLTTLRQGDFVGTTMVVVLPDKVDYTATVNLEAYKPEA, encoded by the coding sequence ATGGCTCGGTCTAGCTCGCTGCGTGTCGCAGCCTTCTTTTTTATGGCTGCTTTAGCCTATCCGGGGTGCGCTGCGCCGGTCGCTGAGCGGTCTCAGAAGCCAGCTGATGCGAAAAAGGCAGATGGTACTGAATCAGCTGACCTAACAGATGATGGCTCATTCAGCATTGTAACTAACGAAGGTCCGCTGCCATACCCCGTAGAGAAGATGCAAGGACCCCCTCTGAGTCAGTGCGATTCAGACCATGTTGGCGCCGGCTTCACAGCAGTGGCATTCGAGGGAAATCTTGTCTGGACAGCGGCCAAATACCCAGCTGCGTTGTCGAATTCAACTGTCCTCACAATTGAGGTGCAGGACGCAACCAAAGAGGACACGGCAGATCGCCCAATCCTCTTCGTTTATCGTAACGACACCAGGAGCGATTACAAAGCGGGAGAGCCTATCTCATTTGCATTCTGCGCTAAGATACCTGAAAACAAGAACATAACGCAGTATGGCCTCCACACTCGTTTGAATATTGGCGCGGTACACGTTCAGGGAGGAACACAGCGACCAGAGAGCTACATTGGCCTGACGGAGGTGGAATCAGGAATAAACGAGTACAGCAAGCTGCGGGTCCGCATGTTCCCTATTGTGACTGTAGAGCAAACCACAGAGGATAGCGCCTCCACCGAAGAATCTCCCGGTGCCACCGGTAAGGCGAGAGTGTCAAAGTATGAAGCTGCATGCAACTTTGCAAgcgtcgacgaggagggaTTCATTGGAGTCGCAACGGAGGTGGCTGTTGGTTTGCCGTCAGCGCTCGATCCCACACAGCTGCCGAAACCCACATACCTGACGGTTCGTATGGACGACATCACTACGGACGAGGACGAGCCACAGGCAGTCGCGCTGTTCAGCTCTGATATCACTCAGTGGTACGAAAAAGGCGCACCGTTGACTGCCCTTCTCTGTGCCAAGTTGCCTGATCACGGCGAAAGCATCATGTACCGTGTCGTATCTATCCTCAAgctcggcggagaagagcgtACACAGGGGGCTAAAGAGGCAACGTCAGCATCCAACCATGAGAAAACAGCCGAGGAAAGCTCTGAGGAAACATCAGAAGAAGACGATCTTCTGACAACGCTGCGTCAGGGGGACTTTGTTGGGACAACTATGGTCGTCGTACTACCGGATAAAGTTGACTATACCGCAACGGTGAACTTGGAAGCCTACAAACCAGAAGCATAG